A window from Manis javanica isolate MJ-LG chromosome 10, MJ_LKY, whole genome shotgun sequence encodes these proteins:
- the VKORC1 gene encoding vitamin K epoxide reductase complex subunit 1 isoform X1, translating to MGATWGNPGRARLALCLAGLVLSLYALHVKAARTQDKDYRALCDLGTAISCSRVFSSSWGQGFGLVEHMLGQDSVLNQSNSIFGCIFYTLQLLLGCLRSRWASLLLVLSSLVSLAGSVYLAWVLFFVLYDFCIVCITTYAINIGLMVLSFWDFQGLQGKAKRH from the exons ATGGGCGCCACCTGGGGGAACCCCGGACGCGCGCGGCTGGCGCTGTGCCTCGCGGGCTTAGTGCTGTCTCTCTACGCGCTGCACGTAAAGGCGGCGCGCACCCAGGACAAGGATTATCGCGCGCTCTGCGACTTGGGCACCGCCATCAGTTGTTCGCGTGTCTTCTCCTCCAG TTGGGGCCAGGGCTTTGGACTGGTGGAACACATGCTGGGCCAGGACAGTGTACTCAACCAGTCCAACAGCATATTCGGTTGCATCTTCTACACGCTACAGCTGCTGTTAG GTTGCCTTCGAAGCCGTTGGGCATCTCTCCTGCTGGTGCTGAGTTCGCTGGTGTCTCTTGCTGGTTCTGTCTATCTGGCCTGGGTCCTATTCTTCGTGCTGTATGATTTCTGCATCGTTTGTATCACTACCTATGCTATAAATATAGGCCTAATGGTGCTTAGCTTCTGGGATTTCCAGGGACTCCAGGGCAAGGCCAAGAGGCACTGA
- the VKORC1 gene encoding vitamin K epoxide reductase complex subunit 1 isoform X2, producing MGATWGNPGRARLALCLAGLVLSLYALHVKAARTQDKDYRALCDLGTAISCSRVFSSRLPSKPLGISPAGAEFAGVSCWFCLSGLGPILRAV from the exons ATGGGCGCCACCTGGGGGAACCCCGGACGCGCGCGGCTGGCGCTGTGCCTCGCGGGCTTAGTGCTGTCTCTCTACGCGCTGCACGTAAAGGCGGCGCGCACCCAGGACAAGGATTATCGCGCGCTCTGCGACTTGGGCACCGCCATCAGTTGTTCGCGTGTCTTCTCCTCCAG GTTGCCTTCGAAGCCGTTGGGCATCTCTCCTGCTGGTGCTGAGTTCGCTGGTGTCTCTTGCTGGTTCTGTCTATCTGGCCTGGGTCCTATTCTTCGTGCTGTATGA
- the PRSS53 gene encoding LOW QUALITY PROTEIN: serine protease 53 (The sequence of the model RefSeq protein was modified relative to this genomic sequence to represent the inferred CDS: inserted 2 bases in 1 codon; substituted 1 base at 1 genomic stop codon), protein MASLKISAGGKVACDNMRQSRGPGLLILGAVVLTEGLQAAQRACGQQGPGPPEPQEGNTMPGEWPWQASVRRQGFHICSGSLVADTWVLTAAHCFEKVAVTELNSWSVVLGSLQHEGLSPGAEEVGVTALQLPRAYNHYSQGSDLALLQLTQPMVHTPLCLPQPTHRFLFGTSCWATGWDQNTDDSQPSLLPAPRTLRNLRLRLISCPTCNCLYNQLHQQLLASPAQPGMLCGGTQPGVQGPCQGDSGGPVLCREPDGQWIQAGIISFTAGCAQENTPVLLTDMAAHSSWLQARAQEAAFLAQSAEILEISDEDSCVACGSLRXGLQAGAPFPWPWDARLRHXGKLACGGALVSEEVVLTAAHCFTGRQTPEEWRIGLGAGPEERGLKKLILHGAYTHLEGGYDVALLLLAQPMTLGPSLQPLCLPYADHYLPDGEHGWILGLAQGADTSFPQTVPVTLLEPRACSRLHATLESDGIPILPGMVCTSVVGEPPHCEGLSGAPLVYKVRGTWFLAGLHSFGDACQGPTRPAIFAALPTYENWVSSLDWQFYFAEEPEPETGSCLANMSKTGGC, encoded by the exons ATGGCTTCTCTGAAAATCAGCGCAGGCGGCAAAGTAGCCTGTGACAATATGAGGCAGAGCCGGGGACCAGGACTTCTCATCCTGGGAGCAGTAGTCCTCACAGAGG GTCTTCAAGCAGCTCAGCGTG CATGTGGGCAGCAGGGCCCTGGCCCCCCTGAGCCTCAGGAAGGCAACACAATGCCTGGTGAGTGGCCGTGGCAGGCCAGTGTGAGGAGGCAGGGGTTCCACATCTGCAGCGGGTCCCTGGTGGCGGACACCTGGGTCCTCACTGCTGCCCACTGTTTTGAAAA GGTGGCAGTGACAGAACTGAACTCCTGGTCAGTTGTCCTGGGTTCTTTGCAGCATGAGGGGCTGAGCCCAGGGGCTGAGGAGGTGGGGGTGACTGCTCTGCAGCTGCCCAGGGCCTATAACCACTACAGCCAGGGCTCAGACCTGGCCTTGCTACAACTCACCCAGCCCATGGTCCACACACCCCTCTGCTTGCCCCAACCCACCCATCGTTTCCTCTTTGGGACCTCTTGCTGGGCCACTGGCTGGGATCAGAACACTGATGAT TCCCAACCCTCTCTTTTGCCAGCTCCCAGGACCCTAAGGAATCTGCGCCTGCGTCTAATCAGCTGCCCCACTTGTAACTGTCTCTACAACCAGTTGCATCAGCAGCTACTGgctagcccagcccagcctgggatGCTGTGTGGGGGCACCCAGCCTGGGGTGCAGGGACCCTGTCAG GGAGATTCCGGAGGCCCTGTGCTCTGCCGTGAGCCTGATGGGCAGTGGATTCAGGCTGGGATCATCAGTTTCACAGCAGGCTGTGCCCAGGAAAACACTCCTGTACTGCTGACAGACATGGCTGCTCACAGCTCCTGGCTACAGGCTCGAGCTCAGGAGGCAGCCTTCCTGGCCCAGAGTGCAGAGATCCTGGAGATCAGTGATGAGGACAGCTGTGTAG CTTGTGGATCCTTGAG GGGTCTCCAGGCAGGAGCCCCCTTCCCATGGCCCTGGGATGCCAGGCTGAGGCACTAGGGGAAGCTGGCCTGTGGTGGAGCCCTGGTGTCAGAGGAGGTGGTGCTGACTGCTGCCCACTGCTTCACAGG GCGCCAGACCCCAGAGGAATGGAGAATTGGGTTGGGGGCTGGACCAGAGGAGCGGGGCCTAAAGAAACTCATCCTACATGGGGCTTATACGCACCTGGAAGGGGGCTATGATGTGGCCCTCCTACTACTGGCCCAACCCATGACACTgggccccagcctccagcccctgtgcCTGCCTTATGCTGATCACTACTTGCCTGATGGGGAGCATGGCTGGATTCTGGGGCTGGCCCAAGGAGCAG ACACCAGCTTCCCTCAGACAGTGCCTGTGACCCTCTTGGAGCCTAGGGCCTGCAGCCGCCTGCATGCAACCCTTGAGAGTGATGGCATCCCCATCCTGCCAGGGATGGTGTGTACCAGTGTTGTGGGTGAGCCACCCCACTGTGAG GGCCTGTCTGGGGCACCACTGGTGTACAAGGTGAGAGGCACATGGTTCTTGGCTGGGCTACACAGCTTTGGAGATGCCTGCCAAGGCCCTACAAGGCCTGCAATCTTCGCAGCCCTCCCCACCTATGAGAACTGGGTCAGCAGCTTGGACTGGCAGTTCTATTTTGCAGAGGAGCCAGAGCCCGAGACTGGAAGCTGCCTGG